Proteins found in one Borreliella valaisiana VS116 genomic segment:
- the mfd gene encoding transcription-repair coupling factor has protein sequence MNIDEELTTILRNNSNLKKMKEFLEQNTFFSLTGYEGFFKAFLIKKIKEYSKTGKIILIVKDEHTLDKIKNDLKVITDQIFELNYFSPLVYKGIGSKSTIFNERIKFLINFYKKNPGIYITVLKSLLSKIPNENTLLKNIYKIEKNTKINTSDIEKNLITLGYEKTFRVTIPGEFATKGEIIDIYPFGEQNPIKIILHFDKIEEIRKFDPLTQLKQDNEILEFQILPKKEIIWNNEVINNLKTKIKFVEYKKIFEELNFKKETKTEEMFYPLVANTYLSDEIEKHTPIVNFEINNFEKEIEKIHQEYEKLYKEAKEAGKNIIDPKRILLNSKTFNLKSDVLFSKIKNSKSKEIVEFKIESERNFFSNIMLAKEEFKNWLKNGFKIIIAAESESQKEKLKYIFKELPKVSIEVLKISSSLIIEKEKIAIILESNIFNTGEKINKTFESSKTKAISSFIEIEKNSHVVHINHGIGIFRQIKRIKTSSLEKDYIEIEYAEGEKLFIPIEQTNLIQKYIGGDPKNIKLDKISSKTWIKNKANAKKRIEEIADKLIELYSKRESIKGIKYPKDNEFQLLFESEFPYDETPDQITAIKEIKEDMMSFKVMDRLLCGDVGFGKTEVAMRAAFKAVMGNKQVIVLSPTTILAEQHFNTFKKRFKNFPIKIEVLSRFIKNNTENRILKELKNGEIDIIIGTHKILSKKFTCKNLGLIIIDEEQRFGVKEKEKLKEIKISVDCLALSATPIPRSLHMSLIKLRDISVLKIPPKNRVKIEAYLESFSELLIKHAIESELSRDGQVFLVNHNIEELHYLKTLIEKLTPYARIAIIHGKLTGDEIENIMHNFIKKAYQILLATTIIENGIDIPNANTIIINNANKFGLAQLYQLKGRVGRGSKKAYAYFLYQDSEKLNERSIERLRAITEFSDLGSGFKIAMKDMEIRGVGNLLGREQHGEIESIGLDCYLTMLNKAIEKKMGKNSSEKEVDIEINYSGFIPDNYAKNEQDKILIYKKIFEIQTEEESKKIRSEIHDNFGPIPKEINSLLMLAELKILAKKLNIKKLKETNRTLEIEYKNTESIPMNKIIEIVQKHPNLLLLNPSHQKSIFLSFKNIEKSDKINYIYKNINLLKTNT, from the coding sequence ATGAATATAGATGAAGAACTAACAACAATATTAAGAAATAATTCCAATTTAAAAAAAATGAAAGAATTTTTAGAACAAAATACATTTTTTTCATTAACAGGATATGAAGGATTTTTCAAAGCTTTTTTAATTAAAAAAATCAAAGAATATAGTAAAACCGGAAAAATAATATTAATAGTTAAAGACGAGCACACATTAGATAAAATTAAAAATGATTTAAAAGTAATTACAGATCAAATCTTTGAGCTTAACTATTTTAGTCCCCTTGTATACAAGGGCATTGGCTCAAAAAGTACGATTTTTAACGAAAGAATCAAATTTTTGATAAATTTTTATAAAAAAAATCCTGGAATATACATTACAGTTTTAAAATCATTGCTTAGCAAAATACCAAATGAAAATACATTACTAAAAAATATATATAAAATTGAAAAAAATACTAAAATTAATACATCAGACATTGAAAAAAATCTCATAACATTGGGATATGAAAAAACATTCAGAGTAACAATTCCAGGAGAATTTGCAACAAAAGGAGAAATTATAGACATATACCCTTTTGGAGAACAAAACCCAATAAAAATTATACTACACTTCGACAAAATAGAAGAAATAAGGAAATTCGATCCTTTAACCCAATTAAAACAAGATAATGAAATTTTAGAATTTCAAATTCTTCCAAAAAAAGAAATTATTTGGAACAATGAAGTTATTAATAACTTAAAAACAAAGATTAAATTCGTTGAATATAAAAAAATTTTTGAAGAGTTAAATTTTAAAAAAGAAACAAAAACAGAAGAAATGTTTTATCCCCTAGTAGCAAATACTTACTTAAGTGATGAGATTGAAAAACACACACCTATTGTAAACTTTGAAATTAACAATTTCGAAAAAGAAATTGAAAAAATACACCAAGAATATGAAAAGCTTTATAAAGAAGCAAAAGAAGCTGGAAAAAATATAATTGATCCAAAAAGAATTCTATTAAATTCTAAAACCTTCAATCTAAAAAGCGATGTTTTATTTTCAAAGATTAAAAATTCTAAATCCAAAGAAATTGTAGAATTTAAAATTGAAAGTGAGAGAAACTTTTTTTCAAATATCATGCTTGCAAAAGAAGAATTCAAAAATTGGCTAAAAAATGGATTTAAAATCATTATTGCAGCAGAATCCGAATCACAAAAAGAAAAACTTAAATACATTTTCAAAGAATTACCAAAAGTATCAATTGAGGTTTTAAAAATATCTAGCTCTTTAATAATAGAAAAAGAAAAAATTGCCATTATTCTTGAATCAAACATCTTCAATACAGGGGAAAAAATAAACAAAACCTTCGAATCTTCAAAAACAAAAGCTATTAGCTCTTTTATTGAGATTGAAAAAAACAGCCATGTAGTTCACATAAACCATGGAATTGGTATATTTAGACAAATAAAGAGAATAAAAACAAGTTCTCTTGAAAAAGATTATATTGAAATTGAATACGCCGAAGGAGAAAAACTATTTATTCCAATTGAACAAACAAATTTAATCCAAAAATACATTGGGGGTGATCCTAAAAATATTAAATTAGATAAAATTAGCTCTAAAACATGGATAAAAAATAAAGCAAACGCAAAAAAAAGAATTGAAGAGATTGCAGATAAATTAATAGAACTTTATTCAAAAAGAGAAAGCATTAAAGGTATTAAATACCCAAAAGATAACGAATTTCAATTGTTATTTGAATCTGAATTTCCATACGATGAAACTCCAGATCAAATAACAGCAATAAAAGAAATCAAAGAAGACATGATGAGCTTCAAAGTGATGGATCGCCTTCTTTGTGGAGATGTTGGATTTGGAAAAACTGAAGTCGCAATGAGGGCTGCTTTTAAGGCTGTAATGGGAAACAAACAGGTTATTGTACTTTCGCCAACAACTATCTTGGCGGAACAACATTTTAATACATTCAAAAAAAGATTCAAAAATTTTCCAATCAAAATCGAAGTATTAAGCAGATTTATAAAAAACAATACAGAAAACCGGATTTTAAAAGAATTAAAAAACGGAGAAATTGATATAATAATAGGAACACACAAAATTCTTTCAAAAAAATTCACCTGCAAAAATTTAGGATTAATAATAATTGACGAAGAGCAAAGATTTGGAGTAAAGGAAAAAGAAAAACTTAAAGAAATAAAAATTTCAGTTGATTGCCTTGCTCTTTCTGCAACACCAATTCCCAGATCTCTTCACATGTCACTAATTAAACTCAGAGATATTTCTGTTTTAAAAATTCCGCCTAAAAACAGAGTAAAAATAGAAGCTTATTTAGAATCGTTTAGTGAGCTTTTAATAAAACATGCAATTGAAAGTGAACTATCTCGAGATGGTCAAGTTTTTCTAGTAAATCACAATATTGAAGAACTGCATTATTTAAAAACACTAATTGAAAAATTAACTCCTTACGCAAGAATTGCAATAATTCATGGAAAACTAACAGGAGACGAAATTGAAAACATAATGCACAATTTTATTAAAAAAGCGTATCAAATTTTATTGGCAACAACAATAATTGAAAATGGAATAGACATTCCAAATGCAAATACAATAATAATTAACAATGCAAACAAGTTTGGACTTGCACAGCTATATCAACTAAAAGGAAGAGTTGGAAGAGGATCTAAGAAAGCTTATGCTTATTTTTTGTACCAAGATAGCGAAAAGCTAAATGAACGCTCTATTGAAAGACTAAGAGCAATAACCGAATTTTCAGACCTAGGATCAGGATTTAAAATAGCAATGAAAGATATGGAAATAAGAGGTGTTGGAAATTTGCTTGGTAGAGAACAACATGGGGAAATTGAATCGATTGGATTAGACTGCTATTTAACAATGCTAAATAAAGCAATTGAAAAAAAAATGGGAAAAAATTCATCAGAAAAAGAAGTTGATATTGAAATTAACTATAGCGGTTTTATTCCTGACAATTATGCAAAAAATGAACAGGATAAAATACTAATCTACAAAAAAATCTTTGAAATTCAAACCGAAGAAGAAAGTAAAAAGATAAGATCGGAAATCCACGACAACTTTGGCCCAATACCTAAAGAAATAAATAGTCTATTAATGTTAGCTGAACTTAAAATTTTAGCAAAAAAATTAAATATAAAAAAACTAAAAGAAACAAATAGAACTCTGGAAATAGAATATAAAAATACTGAAAGCATTCCTATGAACAAAATAATAGAAATAGTTCAAAAGCATCCTAATTTATTACTATTAAATCCATCACATCAAAAATCAATATTCTTAAGCTTTAAAAATATTGAAAAATCTGACAAAATAAATTACATATATAAAAATATTAACTTACTAAAAACAAACACATAG
- a CDS encoding acetate kinase codes for MKILIINTGSSSLKFAIYQYENSKKLISGIIEKIKLPKSIVKIINTDGSTIEKLEKGIENHQKAIEKMFKILLNSNSKILKTISEIKIIGHRVVHGGSDFKNSVILKNSILNKLKQISELAPLHNPSAITAIETVLKILPHTKQVLCFDTSWHQTIKEHAFLYATPYSWYKKHNIRKYGFHGLSYSYITKRSSEILNKKIDNLNLIILHLGNGASINAVKDGKSYDTSMGITPLEGLAMGTRSGDIDPAIINLMSTILNKTTKQIEEILNRESGILGISGKSNDMRDIWNQIEEGEYQSKLAVEIMTYRIKKYIGSYIAILDFNIDAIVFTGGIGIVDYGIRNLALKGFEKIGIELDLEKNEMAQNKNLESEISTTKSKVKILVIPTNEESTILEDIYNLIPKNL; via the coding sequence ATGAAAATATTAATCATAAACACAGGAAGTTCTTCATTAAAATTTGCTATTTATCAATATGAAAATTCAAAAAAATTAATATCTGGAATTATTGAAAAAATAAAATTACCAAAATCAATCGTAAAAATTATAAATACTGACGGATCAACAATAGAAAAATTAGAGAAAGGAATTGAAAATCACCAAAAAGCAATAGAGAAAATGTTTAAAATACTGCTAAACAGTAATTCAAAAATTCTTAAAACTATTAGTGAGATTAAAATAATAGGACATCGAGTTGTACATGGTGGATCAGACTTTAAAAATTCAGTAATTCTTAAAAACAGTATTTTAAATAAATTAAAACAAATTTCTGAACTTGCTCCACTTCACAACCCAAGTGCAATCACAGCAATAGAAACAGTACTTAAAATTTTACCACACACAAAACAAGTTTTATGTTTCGATACATCATGGCATCAGACTATAAAAGAACATGCTTTTCTTTACGCAACCCCATATTCTTGGTATAAAAAACACAATATTAGAAAATATGGCTTTCACGGCCTTTCTTATTCCTACATAACAAAAAGATCCTCAGAAATTTTAAATAAAAAAATAGACAATCTAAATCTAATAATATTACATCTTGGAAATGGAGCAAGCATTAATGCTGTTAAAGATGGAAAATCTTATGACACAAGTATGGGAATTACTCCACTTGAAGGTCTTGCAATGGGAACAAGAAGTGGTGATATAGACCCAGCAATTATTAATTTAATGAGCACAATATTAAATAAAACCACTAAACAAATTGAAGAAATATTAAATAGAGAAAGCGGTATACTAGGGATTTCTGGAAAATCAAATGATATGAGAGACATTTGGAACCAAATTGAAGAAGGAGAATATCAATCAAAACTTGCAGTAGAAATAATGACATATAGAATAAAAAAATATATTGGATCTTACATTGCCATTCTTGATTTTAATATTGATGCAATAGTTTTTACAGGCGGGATTGGTATTGTCGATTATGGAATAAGGAATCTTGCACTAAAAGGGTTTGAAAAAATTGGAATAGAACTGGACCTTGAAAAAAATGAAATGGCTCAAAACAAAAATTTAGAATCCGAAATATCAACCACTAAGAGTAAAGTAAAAATACTAGTAATACCAACAAACGAAGAATCAACCATTCTTGAAGACATTTATAATTTAATTCCCAAAAATTTATGA
- a CDS encoding DJ-1 family glyoxalase III, whose amino-acid sequence MVVGIILANGFEDIEAIVPIDILRRGNVNIQVISINDNNVVISSKGVSFLTDDVISNCKENYFDLIILPGGMPGATNLFNSKELDLILKDMNARGKFIAAICASPVVVLAAKGLLGLNKFTCYPGLEKNVFDGEFVDKNVVISNNFITSKGVGTSFEFAFTLLEMVKGRQIMENVKKATLLC is encoded by the coding sequence ATGGTAGTAGGAATTATTCTTGCAAATGGCTTTGAAGACATTGAGGCTATAGTTCCGATTGATATTTTAAGACGGGGCAATGTTAATATTCAAGTTATCAGTATAAATGATAATAATGTTGTGATAAGTTCAAAAGGTGTTTCTTTTTTAACAGATGATGTAATATCAAATTGTAAAGAGAATTATTTTGATCTAATAATTCTCCCGGGAGGCATGCCTGGAGCCACTAATCTTTTTAATTCAAAAGAATTGGATTTGATTTTAAAAGATATGAATGCTAGAGGTAAATTTATTGCAGCTATTTGTGCTTCTCCAGTAGTAGTGCTTGCTGCAAAAGGTCTTTTAGGACTTAATAAGTTTACATGTTATCCAGGTTTAGAAAAAAATGTGTTTGATGGTGAGTTTGTAGATAAGAATGTTGTGATTAGTAATAATTTTATTACCTCTAAAGGAGTTGGAACTTCATTTGAGTTTGCCTTTACTCTTCTTGAAATGGTAAAGGGAAGGCAAATAATGGAAAATGTTAAAAAAGCAACTTTACTTTGTTAG
- a CDS encoding cation diffusion facilitator family transporter, protein MVKIINLKNIHKFAYLKLDPLKKEDIYIVYIENNSKLIANLKATTIDDQIKIIHFYIDDDFKSEGIERIMISNLIHYGKKNKFKTILCKITEIQEELLSLGFENKDSQYKKELASEIEEDKFVMGIGIISIFTEVASISSKLTVGILFNSFALIADAFHVMADFVLSTITYFSLKITSKPETIHYPHGHKLMESLIAFIMGIIIVMAGFTLFLNTTGLNKFITLGGESGFNLHIHQNNNNNTHDHSHDHDHNHSHDHNHSHDHSEEDKKNILEIFSNNSLKKSLWIPLTPFIFFIVKIIEYLTKFQIGKKYNNQLLLALASADKNCIFSHGGITLSLLLATYMWSGFDKIMSIFIGFIIIKEGLNVIINNANNLLSKQNIDLKRSVKDTLKNLNINFKTLNFHNQGNKLVLYIKINLNSENEFQSFINKTQNIRKIVKQEYKEINDIYFLV, encoded by the coding sequence ATGGTCAAGATAATAAATTTAAAAAACATCCATAAATTTGCTTATTTAAAACTAGATCCTTTAAAAAAAGAAGATATCTACATCGTTTATATTGAAAATAATTCAAAATTAATCGCAAACCTTAAAGCAACAACAATAGATGATCAAATTAAAATAATTCATTTTTATATTGATGATGATTTTAAATCAGAAGGCATAGAAAGAATAATGATTAGCAATTTAATTCACTACGGCAAAAAAAACAAATTTAAAACAATTTTATGCAAAATTACTGAAATACAAGAAGAGCTTTTAAGCTTAGGATTTGAAAATAAAGATTCTCAATATAAAAAAGAATTAGCATCTGAAATAGAAGAAGATAAATTTGTAATGGGAATAGGAATAATCTCTATATTTACCGAAGTAGCATCAATATCTTCTAAGCTTACTGTTGGAATACTTTTTAACTCATTTGCACTTATTGCTGATGCTTTCCACGTCATGGCCGACTTTGTTTTATCTACAATAACTTACTTTAGCTTAAAAATTACAAGCAAACCTGAAACCATCCACTACCCTCATGGACACAAACTAATGGAAAGCTTAATAGCTTTTATCATGGGAATAATCATAGTTATGGCGGGATTTACACTATTTTTAAATACAACAGGATTAAATAAATTTATAACTCTTGGGGGAGAGTCTGGATTTAATCTGCACATACACCAAAACAATAATAATAATACACATGACCACTCACACGATCACGACCACAACCACTCACACGACCACAACCACTCACACGACCACAGTGAAGAAGACAAAAAAAATATACTAGAAATATTTTCAAATAATTCCCTTAAAAAAAGCTTGTGGATACCACTGACCCCATTCATTTTTTTCATAGTGAAAATAATAGAATACTTAACAAAATTCCAAATAGGGAAAAAATATAACAACCAACTTCTCTTAGCATTAGCTTCAGCCGATAAAAACTGTATATTCTCACATGGTGGGATTACATTAAGCTTACTACTTGCAACTTACATGTGGAGTGGCTTTGACAAAATTATGTCTATATTTATTGGCTTTATCATAATAAAAGAGGGGCTTAACGTAATAATAAATAACGCAAACAATTTGCTCTCAAAACAAAATATAGATCTTAAAAGAAGCGTAAAAGACACATTAAAAAATTTAAATATAAACTTTAAAACACTCAATTTCCACAATCAGGGTAACAAACTTGTGCTTTACATCAAAATAAATTTGAATTCAGAAAATGAGTTTCAAAGTTTTATAAATAAAACACAAAATATTAGAAAAATTGTAAAACAAGAATATAAAGAAATAAATGATATATACTTCTTGGTCTAA
- the cdd gene encoding cytidine deaminase, whose translation MKKPKQEDIDKAFYMAEKARNNSYSPYSKFKVGACIKTKTDDFFIGTNVENASFGATCCAERNAILNMIANIGVQEIDFLLLNTSPEAIPCAICLQVMAEFFDQDTKIIITESNSFNKNKTPTKIYILKDLLKAPFNRKELLRVTAT comes from the coding sequence GTGAAAAAACCAAAACAAGAAGATATCGATAAAGCATTTTATATGGCAGAAAAAGCAAGAAATAATTCATATTCTCCATATTCAAAATTCAAAGTAGGCGCCTGCATTAAGACTAAAACAGACGATTTTTTTATTGGAACAAATGTTGAGAATGCGAGCTTTGGCGCAACTTGCTGTGCAGAAAGAAATGCTATTTTAAATATGATTGCAAACATAGGTGTACAAGAAATAGATTTTTTATTGCTTAATACAAGTCCTGAAGCTATTCCATGTGCTATATGCCTGCAAGTAATGGCAGAATTTTTTGATCAGGATACAAAAATAATAATAACAGAATCTAACTCATTTAATAAAAATAAAACACCAACAAAAATTTATATATTAAAAGATTTGCTTAAAGCTCCTTTTAATAGAAAAGAGCTGCTTAGAGTAACAGCAACATAA
- a CDS encoding glycoside hydrolase family 3 N-terminal domain-containing protein: MEREKLINEMVSKMQNHELLGQMFMISYPNQSITNFVLDFISKKNLGGIKIFGWNAKNLKNLIESINKAQKTSQNNKFKIPLFIATDQEGGLAQHIKLNTSETVGNLGIAASMSPKDSYNTGYYIAQELSHLGINLNFAPIVDIYSNENNFTIGPRTYSDNPKIVSLLSLAFYKGQEKGGIISTAKHFPGHGNTTLDSHINIPIINSNLLEINLNELLPYKILIQENIPVIMTGHLAYPKLTNGENIPASSSTKIIKDILRKKLKYNNIIITDDLLMNAVKYNNESIYNTIERIVRTKSDIFLISLNENIQKNAYNMLLNLMKKDLEIKNNIIESNKRILRIKLTYLKENKNQSDLYPNFNKYKKIYSKEGEKFFEQNTLRSITKVRIEKEISKTKKTLIISPYYKMIAEGKKIFQNTYAYYYDYYPLNSINLKKLDEIKKLIKKFEQVIFNLSTPGSLKYLENLKEYKDKISVIVSLTPQHIKKLNWIKNIVIIYGTTPLAFKSGFLTLTKDFDPKGTIPLRNIINKYYP; encoded by the coding sequence ATGGAAAGAGAAAAATTAATAAATGAAATGGTAAGCAAAATGCAAAATCATGAACTATTAGGACAAATGTTCATGATAAGCTATCCCAATCAATCAATCACAAATTTTGTTCTTGATTTTATAAGTAAAAAAAACCTTGGGGGAATTAAAATTTTTGGATGGAACGCAAAAAATTTAAAAAACTTAATAGAAAGTATTAATAAAGCTCAAAAAACATCTCAAAATAATAAATTTAAAATTCCTTTATTTATAGCAACAGATCAAGAAGGGGGATTGGCGCAACACATAAAATTAAATACATCAGAAACAGTTGGCAATCTTGGAATTGCAGCATCCATGTCTCCAAAAGATTCTTATAACACGGGATATTATATAGCACAAGAGCTAAGTCATCTTGGAATAAACTTAAATTTTGCACCCATAGTAGATATATATAGCAACGAAAATAATTTCACAATAGGGCCAAGAACATATTCAGATAACCCCAAAATAGTATCACTTCTTTCTCTGGCCTTTTACAAAGGACAAGAGAAGGGGGGAATAATTTCTACCGCAAAGCATTTCCCAGGACACGGCAATACTACTCTTGACTCTCATATAAATATTCCGATAATAAATTCTAATTTACTAGAAATAAATTTAAATGAACTTTTACCATATAAAATATTAATCCAAGAAAACATTCCGGTAATAATGACAGGCCATTTAGCATATCCAAAGCTTACAAATGGAGAAAATATTCCTGCATCATCTTCAACAAAAATAATTAAAGATATACTGAGAAAAAAATTAAAATATAATAACATCATAATTACTGATGATTTATTAATGAACGCAGTAAAATACAATAATGAGAGTATTTACAATACAATTGAAAGAATAGTTAGGACTAAAAGTGACATTTTTTTAATATCTTTAAATGAAAATATACAAAAAAATGCTTACAACATGCTACTAAACTTAATGAAAAAAGATTTAGAAATAAAAAACAATATTATTGAATCTAATAAAAGAATATTAAGAATAAAATTGACATACTTAAAAGAAAATAAAAATCAATCTGATCTTTATCCTAATTTCAATAAATATAAGAAAATATATTCAAAAGAAGGTGAAAAATTTTTTGAACAAAACACATTAAGGAGTATTACAAAAGTAAGAATAGAAAAAGAAATATCTAAAACCAAAAAAACCCTTATAATATCTCCTTACTACAAAATGATTGCAGAAGGCAAAAAAATATTTCAAAATACATATGCTTATTATTACGACTATTATCCCTTAAACAGTATTAATCTTAAAAAACTTGACGAAATTAAAAAATTAATTAAAAAATTTGAACAAGTCATCTTTAATTTATCAACACCCGGGAGCTTAAAATATTTAGAAAATTTAAAAGAATATAAAGATAAAATAAGTGTAATTGTATCTCTTACACCTCAACATATTAAAAAATTAAATTGGATAAAAAACATAGTAATCATTTATGGAACAACACCTTTGGCATTTAAATCTGGATTTTTAACACTCACTAAGGATTTTGATCCAAAAGGAACCATCCCTTTAAGAAATATTATAAATAAATATTATCCTTAA
- a CDS encoding DHH family phosphoesterase, with protein MRDVINFIKKYNNFIIIGHKDPDFDCIGSSLALSSFLSRIGKNSILLNEGPFVRKEIIPFRDKFLSEWPNIELSDYSVIILDCSILDRIGDEFIFYVKDMPILVIDHHMSGEKLKCAGYIDPFAPSTTFLIEKLIREFGYDLTKEEAWYILVGFCTDTGFFKFISRSDPEPFEMVARLVSKGISLKEVYSYIEITKSLKSIETLKLMLNNLESYWNGKVLFTFLSSSSSIKDGSVSGVNELFYMILSNVENNEVLGILKEMEDGSIIVGLRSKDSFNVGKLAEDFGGGGHKNASGFRIKQSSLEIIKNRMLAYIKDNIYL; from the coding sequence ATGAGAGATGTTATTAATTTTATTAAAAAATACAATAATTTTATTATTATTGGGCACAAAGATCCTGATTTTGATTGTATAGGCTCGTCTTTAGCTTTATCATCTTTTCTCTCAAGAATTGGTAAAAATTCTATTTTATTAAATGAAGGACCTTTTGTTAGAAAAGAAATAATTCCTTTTAGGGATAAATTTTTATCTGAATGGCCTAATATTGAGCTTTCAGATTATTCAGTTATTATTTTGGATTGCTCAATTTTAGATAGGATAGGTGATGAATTTATATTTTATGTAAAGGATATGCCTATTTTAGTAATCGATCATCATATGTCTGGTGAAAAATTAAAATGTGCAGGTTATATTGATCCTTTTGCGCCCTCTACGACTTTTTTAATTGAAAAATTGATCAGAGAATTTGGATATGATCTTACAAAAGAAGAGGCATGGTACATTTTAGTAGGATTTTGTACTGATACTGGTTTTTTTAAATTTATTTCAAGAAGTGATCCAGAGCCTTTTGAAATGGTTGCAAGATTGGTTTCAAAAGGAATAAGTCTTAAAGAAGTTTACAGTTATATAGAAATAACCAAAAGCCTAAAATCAATAGAAACTCTTAAGTTAATGTTAAACAATCTTGAATCTTATTGGAATGGAAAGGTTTTGTTTACATTTTTATCTTCTTCTAGTTCTATCAAAGATGGTAGTGTTAGTGGAGTTAATGAACTTTTTTATATGATATTAAGCAATGTTGAGAATAATGAAGTTTTAGGTATTTTGAAGGAAATGGAAGACGGTTCGATTATAGTTGGGCTTAGATCTAAAGATTCTTTTAATGTTGGAAAATTGGCAGAAGATTTTGGAGGTGGAGGGCACAAAAATGCTAGTGGGTTTAGAATTAAACAAAGTTCTCTAGAAATTATAAAAAATAGAATGCTAGCATACATTAAGGATAATATTTATTTATAA